In Oscillatoria acuminata PCC 6304, a single window of DNA contains:
- the pyk gene encoding pyruvate kinase gives MRKTKIICTLGPASCDRKTITQMVLAGMDVARLNFSHGDYATHEQNIRTLREVSAELNKPIAIMQDLQGPKIRVGEMETGVILHPGDQTIITMLEVLGNAQRFSSTYKGLADDVKEGDLILIDDGLICIQANRIYEKEIYGTVIYGGPVKSHKGINLRHSSISAPAMTQKDIEDLSFGLEQNIDYVALSFVREASDIKEVKGAIRRKDKQAHVIAKIERHEALDCLDEIVEVADIVMVARGDLGVEIPLERVPTLQKSILQACRIHQTPVIVATQMLESMIHNPRPTRAEVSDIANAIYDGADALMLSGETAVGDYPIESVRTMALIAETAEAQLTSSRQYVTGIEAYPIGNSVVHAACQLAENLHAKALICFTEHGFTARLLSKYRQSIPAIAVTTDDFIQRRIALYWGLQSLQLEEVSNTDEMIVLLEKTVLEQQLVEKGDLVVIIAGLPLPITGVTNLIKVHRIGESYAV, from the coding sequence ATGCGTAAAACGAAGATTATCTGCACTCTCGGTCCGGCTAGTTGCGATCGCAAAACCATTACACAAATGGTTCTAGCGGGAATGGATGTAGCTCGCTTAAATTTCTCCCACGGTGACTATGCCACTCACGAACAAAATATCCGCACCCTTCGCGAAGTGTCCGCAGAATTAAATAAACCGATCGCGATTATGCAGGATTTACAAGGTCCGAAAATCCGAGTCGGAGAAATGGAAACAGGGGTTATCCTCCATCCTGGGGATCAAACTATTATTACCATGCTAGAGGTACTCGGGAATGCTCAACGCTTTAGTTCCACCTATAAAGGATTAGCCGATGATGTTAAAGAAGGAGATTTAATTCTCATTGATGATGGTCTGATTTGTATCCAAGCTAATCGGATTTATGAGAAAGAAATTTACGGGACGGTAATTTATGGGGGTCCGGTCAAAAGTCACAAAGGAATTAACCTCCGTCATTCTTCAATTTCTGCTCCAGCGATGACCCAAAAGGATATTGAAGACTTGAGTTTTGGCTTGGAACAAAACATTGATTATGTCGCCCTCTCTTTCGTTCGTGAAGCCTCGGACATCAAAGAAGTCAAAGGGGCTATTAGGCGTAAAGATAAACAAGCTCATGTAATTGCTAAAATCGAGCGTCATGAAGCCTTAGATTGTTTAGATGAAATTGTAGAAGTAGCGGATATCGTGATGGTAGCCCGGGGAGACTTAGGGGTTGAAATTCCTTTAGAACGGGTTCCTACTCTCCAAAAATCAATTTTACAAGCCTGTCGAATTCATCAAACACCTGTGATTGTCGCAACGCAAATGTTAGAGTCTATGATTCACAATCCGCGCCCGACTCGTGCGGAAGTCTCTGATATTGCCAATGCAATTTATGATGGAGCAGATGCTCTGATGTTGTCGGGAGAAACGGCAGTGGGAGATTATCCCATTGAGTCGGTAAGAACAATGGCGCTGATTGCGGAAACTGCTGAGGCTCAGTTAACCTCTTCTCGACAATATGTAACAGGAATTGAGGCATATCCCATTGGTAACTCGGTGGTTCATGCGGCCTGCCAACTGGCTGAAAATCTCCATGCCAAGGCGCTAATTTGCTTTACTGAACATGGATTTACCGCTCGACTCTTGTCAAAATATCGCCAATCTATCCCGGCGATCGCAGTTACCACAGATGATTTCATTCAACGGCGAATTGCCCTCTATTGGGGTTTGCAATCTTTGCAACTGGAAGAAGTTTCTAATACGGATGAAATGATTGTTTTATTAGAAAAAACAGTCTTGGAACAACAACTTGTCGAGAAAGGAGACCTCGTGGTGATTATTGCCGGGTTACCTCTCCC